In a single window of the Silurus meridionalis isolate SWU-2019-XX chromosome 8, ASM1480568v1, whole genome shotgun sequence genome:
- the aftphb gene encoding aftiphilin isoform X1, with translation MEPDIVRMYSSSPPPLDEDGEEEDEDDFGEFGGYCCGVSSSLSFSEYDMPSTFDQSCEADSSPSDVHSSTFIQRADQPGKDSAVKELEKITKDLETAECENDVDCGNKKVEVLKVLPNGPLSPTSQKELSLVLNVEKQSTFKLQDFKAGGKDEPNDIPNTDQVGHCLSNGPITICTDEDLEKLTETSTNSTEAVLARAEDSSTETNQAARANGSDDSDHSLRNNISQSNASETRNTLAGDTRFPEVAGENQRNKEKLEIEQMEEDPRSSLGGLPIASGIKIQNVSGDLGDVAGTSLTPVVENIPKSDAQFKENVEDCNINNASLEARRSLVVPGRVELEELCLTVVDPPVGIVHGLRADPGIREVKKIQIGSSIESDEDFGDFRDATQGFPDISQTESLSQEGFADFVTALSDCSSHDEFADADTLKDLKEEEELATEDKDEDNDTSDTNYHEQMCSELPPSDSFADFSSAPFGGENWAEFGEQEEQEVQQESWAAFDEEEQSSTATVPSSDSLQSDSVLCGLSHKLQHLFESTFPLESTSEDSDVQTLQVLLEPQDHAEIREPVAMWRHLLDIHNTHGLKVQWVGSHSNRILLDCLGIYNILFTGQNKQPVIVPMFAAGLGMLEPTKEPVKHLSIFSSSSPGQGRSALCTQQGVSSLSLEDDAPGGAVAQLNLDFFGPAEECSSDSDSDAPMPGVDPELYELTTAKLESNITGSNVADAFSRLMETVEKNSTVTRKSERDGEISQEAAQVISLLPDLSFMHARVLMFPSTLTPAASHP, from the exons ATGGAGCCTGACATCGTCCGCATGTACTCCTCCTCTCCGCCTCCTCTGGATGAGgatggagaggaggaagatgaagacGACTTTGGTGAGTTCGGAGGGTACTGCTGCGGCGTGTCCTCCAGTTTGAGCTTCTCTGAATATGACATGCCGTCCACTTTTGATCAGTCGTGTGAGGCGGATTCCTCGCCTTCTGATGTACACAGCAGCACGTTCATACAGAGGGCCGATCAGCCAGGGAAAGACTCTGCAGTTAAAGAATTGGAAAAAATAACCAAGGACCTGGAAACTGCTGAATGTGAGAATGATGTCGACTGTGGGAATAAAAAAGTGGAGGTATTAAAAGTCCTCCCCAATGGTCCTTTATCCCCTACCTCACAGAAGGAGCTCTCGCTTGTCTTAAATGTAGAGAAGCAAAGCACTTTCAAGCTTCAGGATTTCAAAGCCGGTGGCAAAGATGAGCCAAATGACATCCCAAACACAGATCAAGTGGGGCACTGCCTTAGTAATGGACCCATCACAATTTGCACTGATGAAGATCTAGAGAAGCTTACAGAAACAAGCACTAACAGCACTGAAGCTGTTCTAGCTAGAGCAGAGGATTCCAGTACAGAAACTAACCAAGCTGCTAGAGCAAATGGTTCAGACGATTCTGATCATTCATTGAGGAATAACATCTCCCAGAGCAATGCGTCTGAGACTAGAAACACTCTAGCAGGAGACACTCGATTCCCTGAAGTGGCAGGTGAGAATCAGCGCAACAAGGAAAAGCTGGAGATTGAACAAATGGAAGAAGATCCACGTTCTAGTCTTGGTGGACTTCCCATTGCTTCTGGAATAAAGATTCAGAATGTCTCTGGAGATCTTGGAGACGTTGCTGGTACATCTCTGACACCGGTGGTGGAAAACATTCCAAAGTCTGATGCACAGTTTAAGGAAAACGTTGAGGACTGTAACATAAATAATGCAAGTCTAGAAGCTAGAAGATCCCTTGTGGTTCCTGGAAGAGTAGAACTGGAAGAATTGTGTTTGACTGTGGTTGACCCACCCGTGGGGATTGTCCATGGTCTGAGGGCAGATCCCGGTATAAGGGAagtgaaaaaaatccaaattggGTCATCAATTGAATCAGACGAGGACTTTGGAGATTTCAGGGATGCCACTCAGGGTTTTCCAGATATCAGCCAGACCGAGTCCTTAAGTCAGGAGGGATTTGCTGATTTTGTGACTGCACTATCGGACTGCTCCTCGCACGATGAGTTTGCAGATGCAGACACTCTGAAGGACttgaaggaggaagaagaactTGCTACAGAAGATAAAGATGAGGATAATGATACTAGTGACACTAATTATCATGAACAAATGTGCTCAGAACTGCCCCCAAGTGATAGCTTTGCAGACTTTAgttcagctccatttggagggGAAAACTGGGCAGAGTTTGGGGAGCAGGAGGAGCAAGAGGTACAGCAGGAATCGTGGGCGGCATTTGACGAGGAAGAGCAAAGTAGTACTGCAACAGTACCCTCTAGCGATAGCCTCCAGAGTGACAGTGTTCTG TGTGGGTTGAGTCACAAACTGCAGCATCTTTTTGAAAGCACTTTCCCTTTGGAGAGCACTTCAGAGGACTCCGATGTACAGACCCTGCAGGTCCTTCTGGAGCCCCAAGACCATGCCGAGATCAG GGAACCTGTAGCCATGTGGCGCCACCTGTTGGACATCCACAACACTCACGGCCTCAAGGTTCAATGGGTCGGCTCACACAGCAACAGAATTCTGCTGGACTGCCTGGGAATCTACAACATA TTGTTTACTGGTCAGAACAAGCAGCCTGTTATCGTACCCATGTTTGCTGCAGGACTG ggAATGCTTGAACCTACCAAAGAGCCTGTGAAACATTTGTCCATCTTTTCTTCATCTTCGCCAGGTCAGGGGAGATCTGCTCTATGCACTCAG CAGGGGGTGTCCTCGTTAAGCCTCGAAGACGACG CACCAGGGGGTGCAGTTGCGCAACTCAACCTTGATTTCTTTGGGCCAGCGGAGGAGTGTAGCTCAGACAGTGACAGTGATGCACCGATGCCAG gagtggaTCCAGAGCTGTATGAATTGACCACTGCTAAACTAGAGAGTAATATCACTGGAAGTAATGTAGCAGATGCCTTCAGCAGACTGATGGAGACTGTCGAAAAGAATAGCACTGTGACCAG gaAGTCAGAGCGAGACGGAGAGATAAGCCAGGAGGCGGCCCAGGTGATCTCTCTCCTCCCTGATCTGTCTTTCATGCATGCGAGAGTCCTCATGTTCCCCTCGACTCTGACTCCAGCAGCCAGTCATCCATGA
- the aftphb gene encoding aftiphilin isoform X3, with translation MEPDIVRMYSSSPPPLDEDGEEEDEDDFGEFGGYCCGVSSSLSFSEYDMPSTFDQSCEADSSPSDVHSSTFIQRADQPGKDSAVKELEKITKDLETAECENDVDCGNKKVEVLKVLPNGPLSPTSQKELSLVLNVEKQSTFKLQDFKAGGKDEPNDIPNTDQVGHCLSNGPITICTDEDLEKLTETSTNSTEAVLARAEDSSTETNQAARANGSDDSDHSLRNNISQSNASETRNTLAGDTRFPEVAGENQRNKEKLEIEQMEEDPRSSLGGLPIASGIKIQNVSGDLGDVAGTSLTPVVENIPKSDAQFKENVEDCNINNASLEARRSLVVPGRVELEELCLTVVDPPVGIVHGLRADPGIREVKKIQIGSSIESDEDFGDFRDATQGFPDISQTESLSQEGFADFVTALSDCSSHDEFADADTLKDLKEEEELATEDKDEDNDTSDTNYHEQMCSELPPSDSFADFSSAPFGGENWAEFGEQEEQEVQQESWAAFDEEEQSSTATVPSSDSLQSDSVLCGLSHKLQHLFESTFPLESTSEDSDVQTLQVLLEPQDHAEIREPVAMWRHLLDIHNTHGLKVQWVGSHSNRILLDCLGIYNILFTGQNKQPVIVPMFAAGLGMLEPTKEPVKHLSIFSSSSPGQGRSALCTQQGVSSLSLEDDGVDPELYELTTAKLESNITGSNVADAFSRLMETVEKNSTVTRKSERDGEISQEAAQVISLLPDLSFMHARVLMFPSTLTPAASHP, from the exons ATGGAGCCTGACATCGTCCGCATGTACTCCTCCTCTCCGCCTCCTCTGGATGAGgatggagaggaggaagatgaagacGACTTTGGTGAGTTCGGAGGGTACTGCTGCGGCGTGTCCTCCAGTTTGAGCTTCTCTGAATATGACATGCCGTCCACTTTTGATCAGTCGTGTGAGGCGGATTCCTCGCCTTCTGATGTACACAGCAGCACGTTCATACAGAGGGCCGATCAGCCAGGGAAAGACTCTGCAGTTAAAGAATTGGAAAAAATAACCAAGGACCTGGAAACTGCTGAATGTGAGAATGATGTCGACTGTGGGAATAAAAAAGTGGAGGTATTAAAAGTCCTCCCCAATGGTCCTTTATCCCCTACCTCACAGAAGGAGCTCTCGCTTGTCTTAAATGTAGAGAAGCAAAGCACTTTCAAGCTTCAGGATTTCAAAGCCGGTGGCAAAGATGAGCCAAATGACATCCCAAACACAGATCAAGTGGGGCACTGCCTTAGTAATGGACCCATCACAATTTGCACTGATGAAGATCTAGAGAAGCTTACAGAAACAAGCACTAACAGCACTGAAGCTGTTCTAGCTAGAGCAGAGGATTCCAGTACAGAAACTAACCAAGCTGCTAGAGCAAATGGTTCAGACGATTCTGATCATTCATTGAGGAATAACATCTCCCAGAGCAATGCGTCTGAGACTAGAAACACTCTAGCAGGAGACACTCGATTCCCTGAAGTGGCAGGTGAGAATCAGCGCAACAAGGAAAAGCTGGAGATTGAACAAATGGAAGAAGATCCACGTTCTAGTCTTGGTGGACTTCCCATTGCTTCTGGAATAAAGATTCAGAATGTCTCTGGAGATCTTGGAGACGTTGCTGGTACATCTCTGACACCGGTGGTGGAAAACATTCCAAAGTCTGATGCACAGTTTAAGGAAAACGTTGAGGACTGTAACATAAATAATGCAAGTCTAGAAGCTAGAAGATCCCTTGTGGTTCCTGGAAGAGTAGAACTGGAAGAATTGTGTTTGACTGTGGTTGACCCACCCGTGGGGATTGTCCATGGTCTGAGGGCAGATCCCGGTATAAGGGAagtgaaaaaaatccaaattggGTCATCAATTGAATCAGACGAGGACTTTGGAGATTTCAGGGATGCCACTCAGGGTTTTCCAGATATCAGCCAGACCGAGTCCTTAAGTCAGGAGGGATTTGCTGATTTTGTGACTGCACTATCGGACTGCTCCTCGCACGATGAGTTTGCAGATGCAGACACTCTGAAGGACttgaaggaggaagaagaactTGCTACAGAAGATAAAGATGAGGATAATGATACTAGTGACACTAATTATCATGAACAAATGTGCTCAGAACTGCCCCCAAGTGATAGCTTTGCAGACTTTAgttcagctccatttggagggGAAAACTGGGCAGAGTTTGGGGAGCAGGAGGAGCAAGAGGTACAGCAGGAATCGTGGGCGGCATTTGACGAGGAAGAGCAAAGTAGTACTGCAACAGTACCCTCTAGCGATAGCCTCCAGAGTGACAGTGTTCTG TGTGGGTTGAGTCACAAACTGCAGCATCTTTTTGAAAGCACTTTCCCTTTGGAGAGCACTTCAGAGGACTCCGATGTACAGACCCTGCAGGTCCTTCTGGAGCCCCAAGACCATGCCGAGATCAG GGAACCTGTAGCCATGTGGCGCCACCTGTTGGACATCCACAACACTCACGGCCTCAAGGTTCAATGGGTCGGCTCACACAGCAACAGAATTCTGCTGGACTGCCTGGGAATCTACAACATA TTGTTTACTGGTCAGAACAAGCAGCCTGTTATCGTACCCATGTTTGCTGCAGGACTG ggAATGCTTGAACCTACCAAAGAGCCTGTGAAACATTTGTCCATCTTTTCTTCATCTTCGCCAGGTCAGGGGAGATCTGCTCTATGCACTCAG CAGGGGGTGTCCTCGTTAAGCCTCGAAGACGACG gagtggaTCCAGAGCTGTATGAATTGACCACTGCTAAACTAGAGAGTAATATCACTGGAAGTAATGTAGCAGATGCCTTCAGCAGACTGATGGAGACTGTCGAAAAGAATAGCACTGTGACCAG gaAGTCAGAGCGAGACGGAGAGATAAGCCAGGAGGCGGCCCAGGTGATCTCTCTCCTCCCTGATCTGTCTTTCATGCATGCGAGAGTCCTCATGTTCCCCTCGACTCTGACTCCAGCAGCCAGTCATCCATGA
- the aftphb gene encoding aftiphilin isoform X2 has product MEPDIVRMYSSSPPPLDEDGEEEDEDDFGEFGGYCCGVSSSLSFSEYDMPSTFDQSCEADSSPSDVHSSTFIQRADQPGKDSAVKELEKITKDLETAECENDVDCGNKKVEVLKVLPNGPLSPTSQKELSLVLNVEKQSTFKLQDFKAGGKDEPNDIPNTDQVGHCLSNGPITICTDEDLEKLTETSTNSTEAVLARAEDSSTETNQAARANGSDDSDHSLRNNISQSNASETRNTLAGDTRFPEVAGENQRNKEKLEIEQMEEDPRSSLGGLPIASGIKIQNVSGDLGDVAGTSLTPVVENIPKSDAQFKENVEDCNINNASLEARRSLVVPGRVELEELCLTVVDPPVGIVHGLRADPGIREVKKIQIGSSIESDEDFGDFRDATQGFPDISQTESLSQEGFADFVTALSDCSSHDEFADADTLKDLKEEEELATEDKDEDNDTSDTNYHEQMCSELPPSDSFADFSSAPFGGENWAEFGEQEEQEVQQESWAAFDEEEQSSTATVPSSDSLQSDSVLCGLSHKLQHLFESTFPLESTSEDSDVQTLQVLLEPQDHAEIREPVAMWRHLLDIHNTHGLKVQWVGSHSNRILLDCLGIYNILFTGQNKQPVIVPMFAAGLGMLEPTKEPVKHLSIFSSSSPGQGRSALCTQGVSSLSLEDDAPGGAVAQLNLDFFGPAEECSSDSDSDAPMPGVDPELYELTTAKLESNITGSNVADAFSRLMETVEKNSTVTRKSERDGEISQEAAQVISLLPDLSFMHARVLMFPSTLTPAASHP; this is encoded by the exons ATGGAGCCTGACATCGTCCGCATGTACTCCTCCTCTCCGCCTCCTCTGGATGAGgatggagaggaggaagatgaagacGACTTTGGTGAGTTCGGAGGGTACTGCTGCGGCGTGTCCTCCAGTTTGAGCTTCTCTGAATATGACATGCCGTCCACTTTTGATCAGTCGTGTGAGGCGGATTCCTCGCCTTCTGATGTACACAGCAGCACGTTCATACAGAGGGCCGATCAGCCAGGGAAAGACTCTGCAGTTAAAGAATTGGAAAAAATAACCAAGGACCTGGAAACTGCTGAATGTGAGAATGATGTCGACTGTGGGAATAAAAAAGTGGAGGTATTAAAAGTCCTCCCCAATGGTCCTTTATCCCCTACCTCACAGAAGGAGCTCTCGCTTGTCTTAAATGTAGAGAAGCAAAGCACTTTCAAGCTTCAGGATTTCAAAGCCGGTGGCAAAGATGAGCCAAATGACATCCCAAACACAGATCAAGTGGGGCACTGCCTTAGTAATGGACCCATCACAATTTGCACTGATGAAGATCTAGAGAAGCTTACAGAAACAAGCACTAACAGCACTGAAGCTGTTCTAGCTAGAGCAGAGGATTCCAGTACAGAAACTAACCAAGCTGCTAGAGCAAATGGTTCAGACGATTCTGATCATTCATTGAGGAATAACATCTCCCAGAGCAATGCGTCTGAGACTAGAAACACTCTAGCAGGAGACACTCGATTCCCTGAAGTGGCAGGTGAGAATCAGCGCAACAAGGAAAAGCTGGAGATTGAACAAATGGAAGAAGATCCACGTTCTAGTCTTGGTGGACTTCCCATTGCTTCTGGAATAAAGATTCAGAATGTCTCTGGAGATCTTGGAGACGTTGCTGGTACATCTCTGACACCGGTGGTGGAAAACATTCCAAAGTCTGATGCACAGTTTAAGGAAAACGTTGAGGACTGTAACATAAATAATGCAAGTCTAGAAGCTAGAAGATCCCTTGTGGTTCCTGGAAGAGTAGAACTGGAAGAATTGTGTTTGACTGTGGTTGACCCACCCGTGGGGATTGTCCATGGTCTGAGGGCAGATCCCGGTATAAGGGAagtgaaaaaaatccaaattggGTCATCAATTGAATCAGACGAGGACTTTGGAGATTTCAGGGATGCCACTCAGGGTTTTCCAGATATCAGCCAGACCGAGTCCTTAAGTCAGGAGGGATTTGCTGATTTTGTGACTGCACTATCGGACTGCTCCTCGCACGATGAGTTTGCAGATGCAGACACTCTGAAGGACttgaaggaggaagaagaactTGCTACAGAAGATAAAGATGAGGATAATGATACTAGTGACACTAATTATCATGAACAAATGTGCTCAGAACTGCCCCCAAGTGATAGCTTTGCAGACTTTAgttcagctccatttggagggGAAAACTGGGCAGAGTTTGGGGAGCAGGAGGAGCAAGAGGTACAGCAGGAATCGTGGGCGGCATTTGACGAGGAAGAGCAAAGTAGTACTGCAACAGTACCCTCTAGCGATAGCCTCCAGAGTGACAGTGTTCTG TGTGGGTTGAGTCACAAACTGCAGCATCTTTTTGAAAGCACTTTCCCTTTGGAGAGCACTTCAGAGGACTCCGATGTACAGACCCTGCAGGTCCTTCTGGAGCCCCAAGACCATGCCGAGATCAG GGAACCTGTAGCCATGTGGCGCCACCTGTTGGACATCCACAACACTCACGGCCTCAAGGTTCAATGGGTCGGCTCACACAGCAACAGAATTCTGCTGGACTGCCTGGGAATCTACAACATA TTGTTTACTGGTCAGAACAAGCAGCCTGTTATCGTACCCATGTTTGCTGCAGGACTG ggAATGCTTGAACCTACCAAAGAGCCTGTGAAACATTTGTCCATCTTTTCTTCATCTTCGCCAGGTCAGGGGAGATCTGCTCTATGCACTCAG GGGGTGTCCTCGTTAAGCCTCGAAGACGACG CACCAGGGGGTGCAGTTGCGCAACTCAACCTTGATTTCTTTGGGCCAGCGGAGGAGTGTAGCTCAGACAGTGACAGTGATGCACCGATGCCAG gagtggaTCCAGAGCTGTATGAATTGACCACTGCTAAACTAGAGAGTAATATCACTGGAAGTAATGTAGCAGATGCCTTCAGCAGACTGATGGAGACTGTCGAAAAGAATAGCACTGTGACCAG gaAGTCAGAGCGAGACGGAGAGATAAGCCAGGAGGCGGCCCAGGTGATCTCTCTCCTCCCTGATCTGTCTTTCATGCATGCGAGAGTCCTCATGTTCCCCTCGACTCTGACTCCAGCAGCCAGTCATCCATGA
- the aftphb gene encoding aftiphilin isoform X4 translates to MEPDIVRMYSSSPPPLDEDGEEEDEDDFGEFGGYCCGVSSSLSFSEYDMPSTFDQSCEADSSPSDVHSSTFIQRADQPGKDSAVKELEKITKDLETAECENDVDCGNKKVEVLKVLPNGPLSPTSQKELSLVLNVEKQSTFKLQDFKAGGKDEPNDIPNTDQVGHCLSNGPITICTDEDLEKLTETSTNSTEAVLARAEDSSTETNQAARANGSDDSDHSLRNNISQSNASETRNTLAGDTRFPEVAGENQRNKEKLEIEQMEEDPRSSLGGLPIASGIKIQNVSGDLGDVAGTSLTPVVENIPKSDAQFKENVEDCNINNASLEARRSLVVPGRVELEELCLTVVDPPVGIVHGLRADPGIREVKKIQIGSSIESDEDFGDFRDATQGFPDISQTESLSQEGFADFVTALSDCSSHDEFADADTLKDLKEEEELATEDKDEDNDTSDTNYHEQMCSELPPSDSFADFSSAPFGGENWAEFGEQEEQEVQQESWAAFDEEEQSSTATVPSSDSLQSDSVLCGLSHKLQHLFESTFPLESTSEDSDVQTLQVLLEPQDHAEIREPVAMWRHLLDIHNTHGLKVQWVGSHSNRILLDCLGIYNILFTGQNKQPVIVPMFAAGLGMLEPTKEPVKHLSIFSSSSPGQGRSALCTQGVSSLSLEDDGVDPELYELTTAKLESNITGSNVADAFSRLMETVEKNSTVTRKSERDGEISQEAAQVISLLPDLSFMHARVLMFPSTLTPAASHP, encoded by the exons ATGGAGCCTGACATCGTCCGCATGTACTCCTCCTCTCCGCCTCCTCTGGATGAGgatggagaggaggaagatgaagacGACTTTGGTGAGTTCGGAGGGTACTGCTGCGGCGTGTCCTCCAGTTTGAGCTTCTCTGAATATGACATGCCGTCCACTTTTGATCAGTCGTGTGAGGCGGATTCCTCGCCTTCTGATGTACACAGCAGCACGTTCATACAGAGGGCCGATCAGCCAGGGAAAGACTCTGCAGTTAAAGAATTGGAAAAAATAACCAAGGACCTGGAAACTGCTGAATGTGAGAATGATGTCGACTGTGGGAATAAAAAAGTGGAGGTATTAAAAGTCCTCCCCAATGGTCCTTTATCCCCTACCTCACAGAAGGAGCTCTCGCTTGTCTTAAATGTAGAGAAGCAAAGCACTTTCAAGCTTCAGGATTTCAAAGCCGGTGGCAAAGATGAGCCAAATGACATCCCAAACACAGATCAAGTGGGGCACTGCCTTAGTAATGGACCCATCACAATTTGCACTGATGAAGATCTAGAGAAGCTTACAGAAACAAGCACTAACAGCACTGAAGCTGTTCTAGCTAGAGCAGAGGATTCCAGTACAGAAACTAACCAAGCTGCTAGAGCAAATGGTTCAGACGATTCTGATCATTCATTGAGGAATAACATCTCCCAGAGCAATGCGTCTGAGACTAGAAACACTCTAGCAGGAGACACTCGATTCCCTGAAGTGGCAGGTGAGAATCAGCGCAACAAGGAAAAGCTGGAGATTGAACAAATGGAAGAAGATCCACGTTCTAGTCTTGGTGGACTTCCCATTGCTTCTGGAATAAAGATTCAGAATGTCTCTGGAGATCTTGGAGACGTTGCTGGTACATCTCTGACACCGGTGGTGGAAAACATTCCAAAGTCTGATGCACAGTTTAAGGAAAACGTTGAGGACTGTAACATAAATAATGCAAGTCTAGAAGCTAGAAGATCCCTTGTGGTTCCTGGAAGAGTAGAACTGGAAGAATTGTGTTTGACTGTGGTTGACCCACCCGTGGGGATTGTCCATGGTCTGAGGGCAGATCCCGGTATAAGGGAagtgaaaaaaatccaaattggGTCATCAATTGAATCAGACGAGGACTTTGGAGATTTCAGGGATGCCACTCAGGGTTTTCCAGATATCAGCCAGACCGAGTCCTTAAGTCAGGAGGGATTTGCTGATTTTGTGACTGCACTATCGGACTGCTCCTCGCACGATGAGTTTGCAGATGCAGACACTCTGAAGGACttgaaggaggaagaagaactTGCTACAGAAGATAAAGATGAGGATAATGATACTAGTGACACTAATTATCATGAACAAATGTGCTCAGAACTGCCCCCAAGTGATAGCTTTGCAGACTTTAgttcagctccatttggagggGAAAACTGGGCAGAGTTTGGGGAGCAGGAGGAGCAAGAGGTACAGCAGGAATCGTGGGCGGCATTTGACGAGGAAGAGCAAAGTAGTACTGCAACAGTACCCTCTAGCGATAGCCTCCAGAGTGACAGTGTTCTG TGTGGGTTGAGTCACAAACTGCAGCATCTTTTTGAAAGCACTTTCCCTTTGGAGAGCACTTCAGAGGACTCCGATGTACAGACCCTGCAGGTCCTTCTGGAGCCCCAAGACCATGCCGAGATCAG GGAACCTGTAGCCATGTGGCGCCACCTGTTGGACATCCACAACACTCACGGCCTCAAGGTTCAATGGGTCGGCTCACACAGCAACAGAATTCTGCTGGACTGCCTGGGAATCTACAACATA TTGTTTACTGGTCAGAACAAGCAGCCTGTTATCGTACCCATGTTTGCTGCAGGACTG ggAATGCTTGAACCTACCAAAGAGCCTGTGAAACATTTGTCCATCTTTTCTTCATCTTCGCCAGGTCAGGGGAGATCTGCTCTATGCACTCAG GGGGTGTCCTCGTTAAGCCTCGAAGACGACG gagtggaTCCAGAGCTGTATGAATTGACCACTGCTAAACTAGAGAGTAATATCACTGGAAGTAATGTAGCAGATGCCTTCAGCAGACTGATGGAGACTGTCGAAAAGAATAGCACTGTGACCAG gaAGTCAGAGCGAGACGGAGAGATAAGCCAGGAGGCGGCCCAGGTGATCTCTCTCCTCCCTGATCTGTCTTTCATGCATGCGAGAGTCCTCATGTTCCCCTCGACTCTGACTCCAGCAGCCAGTCATCCATGA